A region from the Peromyscus maniculatus bairdii isolate BWxNUB_F1_BW_parent chromosome 5, HU_Pman_BW_mat_3.1, whole genome shotgun sequence genome encodes:
- the LOC102922019 gene encoding ATP-dependent RNA helicase DDX19B isoform X3 — MGFNRPSKIQENALPLMLAEPPQNLIAQSQSGTGKTAAFVLAMLSQVEPANSYPQCLCLSPTYELALQTGKVIEQMGKFYPELKLAYAVRGNKLDRGQKVSEQIVIGTPGTVLDWCSKLKFIDPKKIKVFVLDEADVMIATQGHQDQSIRIQRMLPRNCQMLLFSATFEDSVWKFAQKVVPDPNIIKLKREEETLDTIKQYYVVCNNREEKFQALCNLYGAITIAQAMIFCHTRKTAGWLAAELSKEGHQVALLSGEMMVEQRAAVIERFREGKEKVLVTTNVCARGIDVEQVSVVINFDLPVDKDGNPDNETYLHRIGRTGRFGKRGLAVNMVDSKHSMNILNRIQEHFNKKIERLDTDDLDEIEKIAN, encoded by the exons ATGGGTTTCAACCGCCCATCCAAAATACAAGAGAATGCATTGCCTCTGATGCTTGCTGAACC CCCACAGAACTTAATTGCCCAGTCTCAGTCTGGTACTGGTAAAACAGCTGCCTTTGTGTTGGCCATGCTCAGCCAAGTAGAGCCTGCAAACAGCTATCCCCAG tgtctctgcctctctccaacCTATGAGCTTGCTCTTCAAACAGGAAAAGTGATTGAACAGATGGGCAAGTTTTACCCTGAATTGAAGCTAGCTTATGCTGTTCGAGGCAATAAAT TGGACAGAGGTCAGAAGGTCAGTGAGCAGATTGTCATTGGCACCCCCGGGACCGTCCTGGACTGGTGCTCCAAGCTGAAGTTCATTGACCCCAAGAAGATCAAGGTGTTTGTTCTGGACGAGGCTGATGTGATGATAGCAACTCAGGGCCACCAAGACCAGAGCATCCGCATCCAGAG GATGCTGCCCAGAAACTGCCAGATGCTGCTCTTCTCTGCCACCTTTGAAGACTCAGTGTGGAAGTTTGCCCAGAAGGTGGTCCCAGACCCCAACATCATCAAACTTAAGCGTGAAGAGGAGACGTTGGACACCATCAAACAGTATTACGTCGTTTGcaataacagagaggagaagttCCAGGCCCTGTGCAACCTGTACGGGGCCATCACCATCGCCCAAGCCATGATCTTCTGCCAT ACCCGCAaaacagctggctggctggcagcagaGCTCTCCAAAGAGGGCCACCAGGTGGCTCTGCTGAGTGGGGAGATGATGGTGGAACAGAGGGCGGCTGTCATTGAGCGCTTCCGAGAAGGCAAAGAGAAGGTCCTGGTGACCACCAACGTGTGTGCCCGTG GTATTGATGTTGAACAAGTGTCTGTGGTCATCAATTTTGACCTTCCTGTGGACAAGGACGGGAACCCAGACAACGAGACCTACCTGCACCGCATCGGGCGCACGGGCCGCTTTGGCAAGAGGGGTCTGGCCGTGAACATGGTTGACAGCAAGCACAGCATGAACATCCTCAACAGAATCCAGGAGCATTTTA ATAAGAAGATAGAAAGATTGGACACAGATGATTTGGATGAGATCGAGAAAATAGCCAACTGA
- the LOC102922019 gene encoding ATP-dependent RNA helicase DDX19B isoform X2, giving the protein MATDSWALAVDEQEAAAESLSNLHLKEEKIKPDANGAVVKTNANAEKTDEEEKEDRAAQSLLNKLIRSNLVDNTNQVEVLQRDPTSPLYSVKSFEELRLKPQLLQGVYAMGFNRPSKIQENALPLMLAEPPQNLIAQSQSGTGKTAAFVLAMLSQVEPANSYPQCLCLSPTYELALQTGKVIEQMGKFYPELKLAYAVRGNKLDRGQKVSEQIVIGTPGTVLDWCSKLKFIDPKKIKVFVLDEADVMIATQGHQDQSIRIQRMLPRNCQMLLFSATFEDSVWKFAQKVVPDPNIIKLKREEETLDTIKQYYVVCNNREEKFQALCNLYGAITIAQAMIFCHTRKTAGWLAAELSKEGHQVALLSGEMMVEQRAAVIERFREGKEKVLVTTNVCARGIDVEQVSVVINFDLPVDKDGNPDNETYLHRIGRTGRFGKRGLAVNMVDSKHSMNILNRIQEHFNKKIERLDTDDLDEIEKIAN; this is encoded by the exons TTGAGCAACCTGCATCTTAAGGAAGAGAAAATCAAACCAGATGCCAATG GTGCTGTTGTTAAAACCAATGCTAATGCAGAGAAAAcagatgaagaagagaaag AGGACAGAGCTGCTCAGTCCTTACTCAACAAGCTGATCAGAAGCAATCTTGTGGATAACACCAACCAAGTAGAAGTCCTGCAGAGGGACCCAACCTCCCCTCTCTACTCGGTGAAGTCTTTCGAAGAGCTTCGCCT GAAACCACAGCTTCTCCAGGGAGTCTATGCCATGGGTTTCAACCGCCCATCCAAAATACAAGAGAATGCATTGCCTCTGATGCTTGCTGAACC CCCACAGAACTTAATTGCCCAGTCTCAGTCTGGTACTGGTAAAACAGCTGCCTTTGTGTTGGCCATGCTCAGCCAAGTAGAGCCTGCAAACAGCTATCCCCAG tgtctctgcctctctccaacCTATGAGCTTGCTCTTCAAACAGGAAAAGTGATTGAACAGATGGGCAAGTTTTACCCTGAATTGAAGCTAGCTTATGCTGTTCGAGGCAATAAAT TGGACAGAGGTCAGAAGGTCAGTGAGCAGATTGTCATTGGCACCCCCGGGACCGTCCTGGACTGGTGCTCCAAGCTGAAGTTCATTGACCCCAAGAAGATCAAGGTGTTTGTTCTGGACGAGGCTGATGTGATGATAGCAACTCAGGGCCACCAAGACCAGAGCATCCGCATCCAGAG GATGCTGCCCAGAAACTGCCAGATGCTGCTCTTCTCTGCCACCTTTGAAGACTCAGTGTGGAAGTTTGCCCAGAAGGTGGTCCCAGACCCCAACATCATCAAACTTAAGCGTGAAGAGGAGACGTTGGACACCATCAAACAGTATTACGTCGTTTGcaataacagagaggagaagttCCAGGCCCTGTGCAACCTGTACGGGGCCATCACCATCGCCCAAGCCATGATCTTCTGCCAT ACCCGCAaaacagctggctggctggcagcagaGCTCTCCAAAGAGGGCCACCAGGTGGCTCTGCTGAGTGGGGAGATGATGGTGGAACAGAGGGCGGCTGTCATTGAGCGCTTCCGAGAAGGCAAAGAGAAGGTCCTGGTGACCACCAACGTGTGTGCCCGTG GTATTGATGTTGAACAAGTGTCTGTGGTCATCAATTTTGACCTTCCTGTGGACAAGGACGGGAACCCAGACAACGAGACCTACCTGCACCGCATCGGGCGCACGGGCCGCTTTGGCAAGAGGGGTCTGGCCGTGAACATGGTTGACAGCAAGCACAGCATGAACATCCTCAACAGAATCCAGGAGCATTTTA ATAAGAAGATAGAAAGATTGGACACAGATGATTTGGATGAGATCGAGAAAATAGCCAACTGA
- the LOC102922019 gene encoding ATP-dependent RNA helicase DDX19B isoform X1: MFSRDGRSCWPGRGRARAQARNPLSLPLSGLSNLHLKEEKIKPDANGAVVKTNANAEKTDEEEKEDRAAQSLLNKLIRSNLVDNTNQVEVLQRDPTSPLYSVKSFEELRLKPQLLQGVYAMGFNRPSKIQENALPLMLAEPPQNLIAQSQSGTGKTAAFVLAMLSQVEPANSYPQCLCLSPTYELALQTGKVIEQMGKFYPELKLAYAVRGNKLDRGQKVSEQIVIGTPGTVLDWCSKLKFIDPKKIKVFVLDEADVMIATQGHQDQSIRIQRMLPRNCQMLLFSATFEDSVWKFAQKVVPDPNIIKLKREEETLDTIKQYYVVCNNREEKFQALCNLYGAITIAQAMIFCHTRKTAGWLAAELSKEGHQVALLSGEMMVEQRAAVIERFREGKEKVLVTTNVCARGIDVEQVSVVINFDLPVDKDGNPDNETYLHRIGRTGRFGKRGLAVNMVDSKHSMNILNRIQEHFNKKIERLDTDDLDEIEKIAN, from the exons TTGAGCAACCTGCATCTTAAGGAAGAGAAAATCAAACCAGATGCCAATG GTGCTGTTGTTAAAACCAATGCTAATGCAGAGAAAAcagatgaagaagagaaag AGGACAGAGCTGCTCAGTCCTTACTCAACAAGCTGATCAGAAGCAATCTTGTGGATAACACCAACCAAGTAGAAGTCCTGCAGAGGGACCCAACCTCCCCTCTCTACTCGGTGAAGTCTTTCGAAGAGCTTCGCCT GAAACCACAGCTTCTCCAGGGAGTCTATGCCATGGGTTTCAACCGCCCATCCAAAATACAAGAGAATGCATTGCCTCTGATGCTTGCTGAACC CCCACAGAACTTAATTGCCCAGTCTCAGTCTGGTACTGGTAAAACAGCTGCCTTTGTGTTGGCCATGCTCAGCCAAGTAGAGCCTGCAAACAGCTATCCCCAG tgtctctgcctctctccaacCTATGAGCTTGCTCTTCAAACAGGAAAAGTGATTGAACAGATGGGCAAGTTTTACCCTGAATTGAAGCTAGCTTATGCTGTTCGAGGCAATAAAT TGGACAGAGGTCAGAAGGTCAGTGAGCAGATTGTCATTGGCACCCCCGGGACCGTCCTGGACTGGTGCTCCAAGCTGAAGTTCATTGACCCCAAGAAGATCAAGGTGTTTGTTCTGGACGAGGCTGATGTGATGATAGCAACTCAGGGCCACCAAGACCAGAGCATCCGCATCCAGAG GATGCTGCCCAGAAACTGCCAGATGCTGCTCTTCTCTGCCACCTTTGAAGACTCAGTGTGGAAGTTTGCCCAGAAGGTGGTCCCAGACCCCAACATCATCAAACTTAAGCGTGAAGAGGAGACGTTGGACACCATCAAACAGTATTACGTCGTTTGcaataacagagaggagaagttCCAGGCCCTGTGCAACCTGTACGGGGCCATCACCATCGCCCAAGCCATGATCTTCTGCCAT ACCCGCAaaacagctggctggctggcagcagaGCTCTCCAAAGAGGGCCACCAGGTGGCTCTGCTGAGTGGGGAGATGATGGTGGAACAGAGGGCGGCTGTCATTGAGCGCTTCCGAGAAGGCAAAGAGAAGGTCCTGGTGACCACCAACGTGTGTGCCCGTG GTATTGATGTTGAACAAGTGTCTGTGGTCATCAATTTTGACCTTCCTGTGGACAAGGACGGGAACCCAGACAACGAGACCTACCTGCACCGCATCGGGCGCACGGGCCGCTTTGGCAAGAGGGGTCTGGCCGTGAACATGGTTGACAGCAAGCACAGCATGAACATCCTCAACAGAATCCAGGAGCATTTTA ATAAGAAGATAGAAAGATTGGACACAGATGATTTGGATGAGATCGAGAAAATAGCCAACTGA